The Rhizobium rosettiformans genomic sequence TTTGTTGCCGTCGTCCTGTTGTCCCCCTTGCTGCGGGCCTCGGCCCGGGCGACGCGTTATGACGAAGGCGAGGCGGCGGTCTATCGCGACCAGTTGCGCGAGCTGGAACGGGACAAGGCGCAAGGCCTGATCTCGGCGGAAGATGCCGACTATGCGCGCGCCGAAATCGGCCGTCGGCTGCTCGCGATCGCCGCCCGCGAAAAGGTGGGCGAAGCGGGAGAGGGGAGCGAGCCGTCCGATGGCGCGGCAAACTCGTCCGCCCGCCGTCGCTACACCTGGTCGCAGGCCTTCATCCTGCTCTGTCTTCCCGTGATCGGGCTTGCCGGCTATCTGGAAATCGGAAGCCCGGGCACACCCGATGCGCCGCTTGCCGCACGCATGGAAAATCCCGGCGACGATGTCGATCTGCTCGTCGCCAAGGTCGAGCAGCATCTGGCGAGCAATCCTTCCGACGGCAATGGCTGGAACGTTCTGGCGCCCGTTTATTTCCGCATCGGTCGCCTGCCGGATGCCGAACTCGCCTATCGCAACGCGATCCGCATTCTCGGCCCCGATGCCGACCGGATGAACGGGTTGGGCGAAACGCTGGTGCTGCGCAATGACGGGATCGTCACCGATGACGCCCAGATGGCCTTCCAGGCATCGCTGAAGCTCGAACCCAATAATCCGCGCGCAGACTTTTATCTGGCGCTCGCGCTCGAGCAGTCCGGCCGTCGCGCCGAGGCGCTGACCGCGTTCCAGAACATCGCCAAGGCCTCGCCGCCCACGGCC encodes the following:
- the ccmI gene encoding c-type cytochrome biogenesis protein CcmI, with product MLFWIISALLTVFVAVVLLSPLLRASARATRYDEGEAAVYRDQLRELERDKAQGLISAEDADYARAEIGRRLLAIAAREKVGEAGEGSEPSDGAANSSARRRYTWSQAFILLCLPVIGLAGYLEIGSPGTPDAPLAARMENPGDDVDLLVAKVEQHLASNPSDGNGWNVLAPVYFRIGRLPDAELAYRNAIRILGPDADRMNGLGETLVLRNDGIVTDDAQMAFQASLKLEPNNPRADFYLALALEQSGRRAEALTAFQNIAKASPPTAPWMPLVNQHIAANSAGVPLANQPAQTGPDGEAQAQNPAAPGNPTAEDVANAGTMSEADRGEMIRGMVASLDARLKEDPNNFEGWMRLVRSYAMLKDKERAEAALQEGLKTFPAAGAEGQQLLAMARELGLDVEEVSQ